A window from Chlamydia gallinacea 08-1274/3 encodes these proteins:
- a CDS encoding metallophosphoesterase codes for MRIYGIADLHLAIGVPEKTMEVFGEPWIAYHEKIKNRWREVVSPQDIVLLPGDISWAMRLEQVKKDFAFIDSLPGTKYMIRGNHDYWSSASAAKINQVLPSSLHYLSQGMCVIHPKLAVVGVRLWDSSSIYIAPQCFQDTGNPHYHEVGESDEKIFLREQGRLRRALDSVPKNIEQIIVMTHYPPISSDGSLGSVAHMLEADKRISHCIFGHMHKVRVPLEGFGYIRGIQYSLVAADYLDFVPQRIL; via the coding sequence ATGCGAATCTATGGAATAGCAGATCTTCATTTAGCTATTGGCGTGCCTGAAAAAACTATGGAAGTTTTTGGAGAACCTTGGATTGCTTATCATGAGAAGATAAAGAATCGATGGAGAGAGGTGGTGTCTCCTCAGGATATTGTTTTGCTTCCTGGAGATATTTCTTGGGCGATGCGTTTAGAACAGGTAAAGAAAGATTTTGCTTTTATAGATTCTTTGCCTGGAACAAAATATATGATTCGTGGAAATCATGATTACTGGAGCTCTGCTTCAGCAGCAAAAATCAATCAAGTTCTTCCTAGTAGTCTGCACTATCTCTCTCAGGGAATGTGTGTTATTCACCCTAAGCTGGCTGTTGTTGGTGTACGGTTATGGGATAGTTCTTCCATATATATAGCACCACAGTGTTTTCAAGATACCGGGAACCCACACTATCATGAGGTCGGGGAATCGGATGAGAAGATTTTCTTAAGAGAACAAGGTAGATTACGTAGAGCTTTAGATAGTGTTCCTAAGAATATAGAACAGATTATTGTTATGACACACTATCCCCCTATTAGTAGTGATGGGAGTTTGGGTTCTGTAGCACACATGTTAGAAGCTGATAAGCGGATTTCTCATTGTATATTTGGGCATATGCATAAGGTTCGAGTTCCTTTAGAAGGATTTGGCTACATTCGTGGTATACAGTATAGTTTGGTGGCTGCTGATTATCTGGACTTTGTCCCTCAGAGGATTTTGTGA
- the rsmD gene encoding 16S rRNA (guanine(966)-N(2))-methyltransferase RsmD — protein sequence MKILSGKYKGKSLKTISTSSIRPTCGLVKEAVFNICAPYIEKAKFLDLFAGVGAVGLEALSRGASSVTFVDASPYAIRLIRENCQCVDPELPVTIMKQEVSTAIQKLTKNGEVFDLIYIDPPYDLSNQYIASILRAIFEGHLLAEDGWLFLENASTQPILIYGLTLKRRRKLGGTFLSEYFLNNPTESSPEEFSI from the coding sequence GTGAAAATTCTATCAGGAAAATATAAAGGAAAATCTTTAAAAACTATTTCTACGTCTTCAATACGACCAACATGTGGATTGGTCAAAGAAGCCGTTTTCAATATTTGTGCTCCTTACATTGAAAAGGCCAAATTTTTGGATCTTTTTGCAGGGGTAGGAGCCGTGGGCTTAGAAGCTTTAAGTCGAGGAGCATCTTCAGTAACTTTTGTGGATGCTTCCCCTTATGCTATACGATTAATCCGTGAAAATTGTCAATGTGTTGATCCTGAATTGCCCGTAACAATTATGAAGCAAGAAGTGAGTACAGCGATTCAAAAGTTAACAAAGAACGGGGAGGTTTTTGATCTTATCTACATTGACCCTCCCTATGATCTTTCGAATCAATATATAGCATCGATTCTTCGTGCTATTTTTGAAGGCCACTTGCTGGCCGAAGATGGATGGTTATTTTTAGAGAATGCCTCTACGCAGCCGATTCTTATTTATGGTCTTACTTTGAAGCGCAGGAGGAAGCTAGGGGGAACATTTTTATCAGAATATTTTTTAAATAATCCAACAGAATCTTCGCCCGAAGAGTTTTCTATATAA
- a CDS encoding transporter substrate-binding domain-containing protein encodes MLLAILGVLLVFLGCSRDKKIVLVGRDTTWFPKQFGIYTANINAFLNDLVSEINYRENLNINIVNQDWIHLFENLDDRKTAGVFTSIAPTVEMLDYYQFSDPILLTGPVLVVAEGAPYKSLEDLRGKLIGVYKFDSSVLVGQDIPDAVLVPYQHVPVALEALTSNCYDALLAPVIDVTALIETAYKGRLKIISQPLNQEGLRLVVLRNAKDNLLEGFNMGLVKSIRSGKYQAIKQQNRLP; translated from the coding sequence ATGCTTTTAGCCATTCTCGGTGTCCTCTTAGTTTTTTTAGGATGTTCTAGAGACAAGAAAATTGTGTTGGTTGGTCGAGATACTACTTGGTTCCCTAAGCAGTTTGGGATTTATACTGCAAATATTAATGCTTTTCTCAATGATCTTGTTTCTGAGATTAACTATCGTGAGAATTTGAATATCAATATTGTAAATCAAGATTGGATTCATCTCTTTGAAAATCTTGATGATCGTAAGACTGCTGGAGTATTTACCTCTATAGCTCCTACAGTAGAAATGCTTGATTATTATCAGTTTTCTGATCCTATTTTATTAACAGGACCTGTTCTTGTTGTTGCTGAAGGGGCTCCCTATAAGTCTCTGGAGGATTTGCGAGGAAAGTTAATTGGAGTCTATAAATTTGATTCCTCTGTTTTAGTAGGACAAGATATTCCTGATGCTGTTCTGGTCCCTTATCAACACGTGCCCGTTGCTTTAGAAGCTTTGACTTCGAATTGTTATGATGCTCTACTTGCCCCCGTTATTGACGTAACAGCATTGATAGAAACAGCTTATAAAGGTCGTTTAAAAATTATTTCACAGCCTTTAAATCAAGAAGGCTTACGTCTTGTTGTTCTTCGTAATGCAAAAGATAATTTACTTGAAGGATTTAATATGGGCTTGGTGAAGAGTATACGCTCTGGGAAATATCAGGCAATTAAACAGCAAAATCGGCTTCCTTAG
- the hemH gene encoding ferrochelatase, producing MISAYLLANFGGPRHIQDCETFLTTLLTDPDVTRDRLPLILHKYLFTFIAKRRTKKVIPLYNAIGGHSPIYQDTETLANTLSSYLHTPVIPFHRYLPDTHATTMRRLMTFKNSRIVGVPLFPHFTYSVTGSIVRCIHKYLPEANISWIAHFGNHPEFLSCTVNHIHTFLQSHNIPENDCCLLFSSHGLPVKYIQKGDPYRQQCEHSFHAISQQLYPIETHLCYQSKFGWGKWLSPATQTICATLKTEKKYVLIVPFGFTSEHIETLYEIEKDYLPILTKRKYVALRVPTIYHSVHWVKTLATIMQNSTYMQHPKLIKSSSSKEADFAV from the coding sequence ATGATTTCTGCTTATTTACTAGCTAATTTCGGTGGCCCTCGTCATATACAAGATTGTGAAACTTTCTTAACCACATTACTTACAGATCCTGACGTTACTAGAGATAGACTCCCTTTAATCCTTCATAAATACCTATTTACATTTATCGCTAAAAGACGAACGAAAAAGGTCATTCCTTTGTACAATGCTATTGGAGGACATTCTCCCATATATCAAGATACAGAAACCCTAGCAAACACGTTATCCTCGTATCTACATACTCCTGTCATTCCGTTTCATCGTTATCTACCCGATACACATGCAACCACGATGCGTAGGTTAATGACTTTTAAAAACTCTCGCATTGTTGGTGTTCCCTTATTTCCTCACTTTACTTACTCCGTTACAGGAAGCATTGTACGTTGTATTCACAAGTATCTCCCTGAAGCAAATATCTCTTGGATAGCGCATTTTGGGAATCACCCAGAATTTCTTTCCTGCACCGTCAACCATATCCATACATTTTTACAATCACACAACATTCCTGAAAATGACTGTTGTCTACTATTTTCCTCTCATGGTCTCCCCGTAAAATATATTCAAAAAGGAGATCCTTATCGCCAACAATGTGAGCATTCTTTTCACGCGATCTCCCAACAACTCTACCCCATAGAAACCCATCTCTGTTACCAATCAAAATTTGGCTGGGGAAAATGGCTTTCTCCAGCAACACAAACAATATGCGCAACCCTAAAAACAGAGAAAAAATATGTTCTCATTGTCCCTTTTGGATTTACTTCCGAACACATAGAAACTTTATACGAAATAGAAAAAGACTACCTTCCTATCCTAACGAAAAGAAAGTACGTTGCCTTACGTGTCCCTACGATTTACCACTCCGTACATTGGGTAAAAACACTAGCAACCATTATGCAGAATTCCACGTATATGCAACATCCAAAACTCATCAAATCGTCATCATCTAAGGAAGCCGATTTTGCTGTTTAA
- a CDS encoding tetratricopeptide repeat protein: MKRYDALSTLETLCKKTHKKLRSYLIRHSLLIFGCLILMTIELGVFLYFFLFSGKTLVPAFCLACFFLTLFICLVIRLYLLSGKPDFLESLANEYLDSSQELFTGKPNVVEEQTHRASSATKLAIDLQNQEYALLSHVLTFLPQHDFLRKFSCFCFWKDYFLFRECLLQKAVEAYIKVVQSIPVDLGAHVSLADAYVALSGLYADPRKYPEFDANYWIPPGRYGEDVQEKFFSTAKRAIEEFKILNEYAPGNAWVHAQLAYSYHDLQMPLEEIYEYEMILKVKPADVEIMTKLGILYFQQGMNAKGLRIYEELKKRDYKKSRKLIKFYGIDYNSH, encoded by the coding sequence ATGAAGAGATACGACGCATTATCTACTTTAGAAACTCTATGTAAGAAAACTCACAAAAAATTACGTAGCTATCTTATTCGTCATAGCTTGCTTATTTTTGGTTGTTTGATTTTGATGACTATCGAATTAGGAGTATTTCTTTATTTTTTTCTTTTCTCAGGGAAAACCTTGGTTCCGGCATTTTGTTTAGCCTGTTTCTTTTTAACTTTATTTATTTGCTTAGTTATCCGTCTCTACTTGTTGTCAGGGAAGCCAGATTTTTTAGAGTCATTAGCGAATGAATATTTAGATAGTTCCCAGGAATTGTTTACAGGAAAACCGAATGTTGTTGAAGAGCAAACACATCGGGCCTCCTCAGCAACGAAATTAGCCATAGATTTGCAAAATCAAGAATACGCTTTGCTATCGCACGTACTCACTTTTCTTCCCCAACACGATTTTTTAAGAAAATTTAGTTGTTTTTGTTTTTGGAAGGATTATTTCCTTTTCCGTGAATGTTTATTACAAAAAGCTGTGGAGGCTTATATTAAAGTCGTTCAATCCATTCCTGTGGATTTGGGAGCTCATGTTTCTTTAGCTGATGCTTATGTAGCTTTATCGGGACTCTATGCTGATCCCAGAAAGTATCCTGAATTTGATGCCAATTATTGGATACCTCCAGGAAGATATGGAGAAGATGTGCAGGAAAAATTTTTCTCAACAGCAAAACGAGCTATTGAAGAATTTAAAATTTTAAATGAATATGCTCCAGGAAATGCTTGGGTGCATGCGCAATTAGCTTATAGTTATCATGATTTACAAATGCCTTTGGAAGAGATTTATGAGTATGAAATGATTTTAAAAGTAAAGCCTGCAGATGTAGAAATTATGACGAAATTAGGCATTCTTTATTTCCAACAGGGAATGAACGCGAAGGGTTTAAGAATATATGAAGAATTGAAAAAACGAGATTATAAAAAATCAAGAAAGTTAATTAAATTTTATGGAATTGATTATAATAGTCATTAA
- a CDS encoding ABC transporter substrate-binding protein, with protein sequence MIDKILNCGIVLSLILLYWSSDLLEKDVKSIKRDVRDVREDIQEVLGMIRQSRAEISSTKLSIVSAPAHSIEVGDPRYPNLLSPDLYKEKTLGSLLGENFVPKGILRTAHIGKPNNLSPFNGYDYVRKMYDLCVPGLASSHVGKYEQFAPGLALKVEEHPVLDGSGDKEFHVYLRPNVFWASIDPTRFPKQVQLSETFLQPHPVTAYDFKFYYDAVMNPYMSEMRAVASRSYFEDIVSFTVENELKFVVRWKAHTIFNEEGKEEKKVLYSAFFNTLGLEPLPCFVYQYFANGEKIIKDDSDPDIYRKDSVWAQNFASHWASNYIVSCGAFYFSGMDDEKIIFTRNPHHYDPSEALVEKRYIYIKESSDALFQDFKSGKLDITYLPPNQADNLASFMKTAAYKNQVARGEAIREIVYPDRSYAYIGWNCYSLFFENRQVRRAMNMLIDRDRIIEECLDGRANVISGPFSAYSPAYNQNIEGWHYSPEEAARILDEEGWIDIDGDGIREKIIDGVVVPFRFRLCYYVKSVTGRTIASYVATVCKEIGIECSLLGLDTADLSQAFDEKNFDAILTGWCLGSPPEDPRALWHSEGALERGSANVVGFHNAEADKIIDQLSYEYDTQKRLDLYHRFHEIIHEESPYAFLFSRNYSLLYKDYVKNIFIPKNRTDLIPDAQDEMVNLQTVWIDRQEEECLSIS encoded by the coding sequence ATAATCGACAAGATTTTAAACTGTGGCATTGTTCTCTCTTTAATTTTGTTGTATTGGTCATCTGATTTGTTAGAAAAAGATGTGAAATCCATTAAAAGAGATGTTCGAGATGTTCGTGAAGATATTCAAGAAGTTCTCGGCATGATTAGGCAAAGTAGAGCGGAGATCTCTTCTACAAAGCTCTCTATCGTTTCTGCACCAGCACACAGTATTGAAGTAGGTGATCCCCGCTATCCGAACCTTCTTTCTCCGGATCTTTATAAAGAAAAAACTTTAGGAAGTTTGTTAGGAGAAAATTTTGTTCCTAAAGGCATATTACGCACAGCCCATATTGGGAAGCCAAATAATCTCAGTCCATTTAATGGCTATGATTATGTACGTAAGATGTATGATTTATGTGTTCCTGGATTGGCAAGTAGCCATGTGGGGAAGTATGAACAATTTGCTCCAGGTTTAGCGTTGAAAGTGGAGGAGCATCCTGTTTTGGATGGTTCTGGGGATAAGGAATTCCATGTATATTTACGTCCCAATGTATTTTGGGCATCTATAGATCCCACGCGTTTTCCTAAGCAGGTACAACTTTCAGAGACTTTTTTGCAGCCACATCCGGTTACAGCATATGATTTTAAATTTTACTATGATGCTGTGATGAATCCCTATATGTCTGAAATGCGCGCTGTAGCCTCACGGTCGTATTTTGAAGATATTGTGTCTTTCACAGTAGAAAACGAGTTAAAATTTGTTGTGCGTTGGAAAGCACACACAATCTTTAATGAAGAGGGAAAAGAAGAGAAGAAAGTTTTGTATTCTGCTTTCTTTAATACCTTAGGCCTAGAGCCTTTGCCGTGTTTTGTGTATCAGTATTTTGCTAATGGAGAAAAGATTATTAAGGATGATTCCGATCCCGATATTTATCGCAAAGATTCGGTATGGGCGCAAAATTTTGCATCACACTGGGCAAGTAATTACATTGTGAGTTGTGGGGCCTTTTATTTTTCTGGTATGGATGACGAGAAGATTATTTTTACTCGTAATCCGCATCATTATGATCCTAGTGAAGCTTTGGTAGAAAAGCGTTATATTTATATTAAGGAAAGTTCCGACGCCCTATTCCAAGATTTTAAGTCAGGGAAACTAGATATTACTTATTTACCCCCAAATCAAGCGGATAATTTAGCCAGTTTTATGAAAACAGCAGCTTATAAAAATCAAGTGGCTCGGGGAGAGGCAATTCGAGAAATCGTGTATCCTGATCGTTCTTATGCTTATATCGGTTGGAATTGCTATTCGTTGTTTTTCGAAAATCGTCAAGTACGTCGTGCAATGAATATGCTAATTGATCGCGATAGAATCATAGAAGAGTGCTTGGATGGCCGTGCTAATGTCATTAGTGGGCCGTTCTCTGCGTATTCGCCTGCTTACAATCAGAACATAGAGGGGTGGCACTACTCTCCAGAAGAGGCTGCACGTATATTGGATGAAGAAGGTTGGATAGATATCGATGGTGATGGGATCCGAGAGAAAATTATTGATGGTGTCGTTGTCCCTTTTCGGTTTCGATTATGTTATTACGTAAAAAGTGTCACAGGGCGTACGATTGCATCTTATGTAGCTACTGTGTGCAAAGAAATTGGCATAGAGTGTAGTTTGCTGGGATTAGATACAGCAGATCTTTCTCAAGCTTTTGATGAGAAAAATTTTGATGCGATTCTTACTGGCTGGTGTTTAGGTTCTCCACCTGAAGACCCTCGGGCTCTTTGGCATTCTGAAGGGGCTCTGGAACGTGGATCGGCTAATGTGGTAGGATTTCATAATGCTGAGGCCGACAAAATTATTGATCAGCTGAGTTATGAATACGATACTCAGAAACGTTTGGATTTATATCATCGATTTCATGAAATTATTCATGAAGAATCTCCCTACGCCTTCCTATTCTCTCGTAATTACTCATTGCTTTATAAAGATTATGTAAAAAATATCTTTATCCCCAAGAATAGAACGGATTTAATTCCAGATGCTCAGGACGAGATGGTCAATCTTCAAACAGTTTGGATTGATAGGCAGGAGGAAGAGTGCTTAAGTATATCTTAA
- a CDS encoding ABC transporter permease has translation MLKYILKRLILIPLTLFSIIAINFVILNAAPGDVIEELSTDAHGEAGKSDKIRSYKGPDRYLQFREHYGLTLPIFFNTRPSISHAKVKSGIQEIIESFQRNAKGKSLSALKVYWGDRAKFILPILLFEAGDSTQSVVYRHIAADLFIRGGIRQGIVGSNLSSEQYAYNDKVSKSNAFLVRLLSEEDIGVKVKALKTWFQEEGGMETFPYAQGISWRTLLLETRFARYMSRILHLDFGTLRNDPHKTVISEVVKRLRASMVLSVLPLVVVFVLCQVFGMLMALNRNRWLDHVLNFIFLILFSIPVFVAVPWIIDHFVINKTIPFTSIPMPYSGLCSPAEIFDQLSSFGKLLDILTHCVLPFCAVSYGAFAAQSRLSRSIFLEILREDYICAARARGIPRSNILVKHVGKNAASSLVTSLTSSLGAILGGALVVETLFDIDGFGRFFYQAILNRDHNVVLFSVLVGSTLSLVGYLLGDICCVLLDPRVHLGGRRV, from the coding sequence GTGCTTAAGTATATCTTAAAACGCTTAATACTGATCCCTTTAACACTTTTTTCTATTATTGCTATTAATTTTGTCATATTAAATGCAGCTCCTGGAGATGTTATAGAAGAACTATCCACAGATGCTCATGGTGAAGCAGGAAAATCAGATAAAATTCGTTCTTATAAGGGGCCTGATCGTTACCTACAATTTCGTGAGCACTATGGGTTAACATTACCTATTTTTTTTAATACGCGACCATCCATTTCTCACGCAAAAGTGAAATCGGGAATTCAAGAGATCATAGAAAGTTTTCAACGCAATGCGAAGGGGAAGTCTTTATCTGCATTGAAAGTTTATTGGGGAGATCGTGCGAAGTTCATTTTGCCCATATTGTTATTTGAAGCTGGTGATTCTACCCAGAGTGTTGTTTATCGTCATATAGCTGCGGATTTATTTATTCGTGGGGGTATTCGTCAAGGGATCGTTGGCTCGAACCTGTCTTCAGAGCAATACGCATATAATGATAAAGTATCTAAAAGTAATGCGTTTTTAGTGAGATTGCTTTCTGAAGAAGATATTGGTGTAAAAGTAAAAGCTTTGAAAACATGGTTTCAAGAGGAAGGAGGAATGGAAACCTTCCCCTATGCTCAGGGGATCTCGTGGAGGACACTACTTTTAGAGACGCGATTTGCACGCTATATGTCGCGTATTCTTCATTTAGATTTTGGGACACTGCGTAATGATCCTCATAAAACAGTAATTTCTGAGGTAGTTAAGCGTTTGCGGGCTTCCATGGTGTTGTCTGTATTGCCTTTAGTTGTTGTTTTTGTTTTGTGCCAAGTCTTTGGCATGCTTATGGCTTTAAATAGAAATCGCTGGTTGGACCATGTCTTGAATTTCATTTTTCTTATTCTGTTTTCTATTCCTGTATTTGTTGCTGTCCCTTGGATTATTGATCATTTTGTTATTAATAAAACTATACCGTTTACATCAATTCCTATGCCTTATAGCGGTCTATGCTCGCCTGCAGAGATTTTTGATCAGCTCAGTTCATTTGGAAAACTGTTGGATATTCTTACTCATTGTGTTCTGCCTTTTTGTGCTGTAAGTTATGGAGCTTTTGCTGCGCAATCAAGATTGAGTCGATCCATATTTTTAGAGATTCTTAGAGAAGATTATATTTGTGCTGCGCGTGCGCGTGGAATCCCTCGTTCGAATATCCTTGTGAAACACGTAGGAAAAAATGCTGCCTCTTCATTAGTGACTTCGTTAACCTCTTCATTAGGAGCTATATTAGGAGGCGCCTTAGTTGTAGAGACTTTGTTTGATATCGATGGATTTGGAAGATTTTTTTATCAGGCGATTTTAAATCGTGATCACAATGTTGTTCTGTTTTCTGTTCTTGTGGGATCAACATTATCTTTAGTGGGATATCTTCTTGGAGACATTTGTTGTGTATTATTAGACCCTAGAGTGCATCTAGGAGGTAGGAGGGTTTGA
- a CDS encoding ABC transporter permease, giving the protein MQTSHSFYRRFVQAYHRNFLASLAWRFVVALSIIGVYAPLFASSKPLVVKWQGMFFFPLFRYLWFPGFYTKSIDLFFNVLMVTFPFFFIGWKCFRGSLRKVILYSALFTQIAGFIFVYSGCIPDPAGDESLKKLRAEKILSQITSTNPEFLMLLPQDKRTWELEKHYMSTYEQLSILIKAKYLKSQHEKLQRYCVAYEGHKGSPMPTLHYLQEKNEKICLERLKQRLQKLQIPYEAALRDWHKAIDDYRPVLMALDRIDHDLQLASYNHSPYDRLYLVRASIEEESEPIRTQLVRIHRVLEEYNKIYSAMDFIRDKRAWIDEESEKLRIVLRPLLSTFHWEDDAGGSRDMNKYVRWWELTRITRKDLLASLIFGIRIALVVGGISVAIALLIGIVVGLISGYFGGTTDIILSRFTEIWETMPMLFILMLVVSITQIKSLILDTVLLGCFGWTGFSRYIRIETLRQRNMPYVLSATNMCYSHYHIMVHQILPNAIVPTIALLPFSVMAMISCEAGLTFLGLGEESSSSWGSIMREGVTAFPSESAILWPPAILLTTLLMAIALIGDGVRDALDPKLQN; this is encoded by the coding sequence ATGCAGACATCTCATTCTTTTTATCGTAGATTTGTGCAAGCATACCATAGGAATTTCCTAGCTTCTCTTGCATGGAGATTTGTTGTTGCTTTGTCCATTATTGGGGTCTACGCTCCTCTATTTGCAAGTAGTAAGCCACTCGTTGTTAAGTGGCAAGGAATGTTTTTTTTCCCCTTGTTTCGGTATTTGTGGTTTCCAGGATTTTATACAAAATCCATAGATTTATTTTTTAATGTATTGATGGTGACCTTTCCCTTTTTCTTTATAGGGTGGAAGTGCTTTCGAGGCAGTTTACGTAAGGTCATTCTTTATAGCGCCCTATTTACACAAATAGCGGGGTTTATTTTTGTTTATTCTGGGTGTATTCCTGATCCGGCTGGAGATGAAAGTTTGAAAAAACTCCGTGCGGAAAAAATTCTTTCTCAAATAACCTCTACGAATCCTGAATTTTTAATGCTTCTTCCTCAGGATAAACGCACCTGGGAATTAGAAAAGCATTATATGAGTACGTATGAGCAGCTTAGTATCCTGATCAAAGCAAAATATCTTAAGTCTCAGCATGAAAAATTACAGAGATATTGTGTGGCTTATGAGGGGCACAAAGGGTCTCCAATGCCAACACTGCATTATTTACAAGAGAAAAACGAAAAGATTTGTTTAGAGAGACTGAAACAAAGATTACAGAAGCTACAAATTCCTTATGAAGCGGCTTTGCGGGATTGGCATAAGGCTATTGATGATTATCGTCCTGTTCTCATGGCTTTAGATCGCATTGATCACGATTTACAGCTAGCTTCGTATAATCATAGTCCTTATGACCGTCTATATTTAGTTCGTGCATCTATAGAAGAGGAATCAGAACCAATCCGCACACAACTTGTTCGTATTCATCGGGTACTCGAAGAGTACAATAAGATTTATAGTGCCATGGATTTTATTCGGGATAAACGTGCATGGATAGATGAAGAATCTGAAAAACTACGCATTGTTCTTCGTCCTTTATTAAGTACGTTTCATTGGGAAGATGATGCTGGGGGATCTCGGGATATGAATAAATATGTACGGTGGTGGGAACTCACGCGTATTACTCGAAAAGATCTTCTAGCTTCTTTAATTTTTGGTATTCGTATTGCCTTGGTTGTAGGAGGAATTTCTGTAGCGATTGCTTTATTAATAGGAATAGTTGTTGGTTTGATTTCGGGGTATTTTGGAGGGACTACAGACATCATCCTTTCTAGATTTACAGAGATTTGGGAAACCATGCCCATGTTATTTATTTTAATGTTAGTGGTTTCCATTACCCAGATAAAATCGTTAATTTTAGATACGGTCTTGTTGGGGTGTTTCGGGTGGACAGGATTTAGTCGTTACATCCGCATTGAAACTCTAAGACAACGAAATATGCCATATGTACTGTCTGCTACGAATATGTGCTATAGTCATTACCATATTATGGTGCACCAAATTCTTCCCAATGCCATTGTCCCAACGATTGCTTTGTTACCCTTTTCTGTCATGGCAATGATTAGTTGTGAAGCAGGTTTAACTTTTTTAGGATTGGGAGAAGAAAGTTCGTCATCATGGGGGAGTATTATGAGAGAGGGAGTGACAGCCTTTCCTTCAGAAAGCGCTATTCTCTGGCCTCCTGCGATTTTACTCACGACTTTGCTCATGGCTATAGCTTTAATAGGTGATGGAGTTCGTGATGCTTTAGATCCCAAGCTGCAGAATTAA
- a CDS encoding MGMT family protein — protein sequence MQDKQSFLLVSEESKSFLAQACSQGLQIGKYPPIQVIVHFQNNSVVKTRLSVAPVFSCLFLSAGSHKAMQEIYLLCTKYAQKMTLPKSSYINTSILSEVQLRILNCIAEVPFGETRTYGDIAKETGTHPRTVGATCKYNPFLLFFPCHRIMSSNGERHYCAGEHIQDILLQFEGSLR from the coding sequence ATGCAGGATAAACAGAGTTTTCTCCTTGTCTCTGAAGAATCGAAATCATTTCTAGCGCAAGCCTGTTCTCAAGGCTTGCAAATAGGAAAATACCCCCCGATACAAGTTATTGTCCATTTTCAAAATAACTCAGTAGTGAAAACACGTCTTTCTGTAGCTCCGGTATTCTCCTGTTTATTTCTTAGCGCAGGCTCACATAAAGCTATGCAAGAAATTTATCTCCTATGTACAAAATATGCACAAAAGATGACGTTACCTAAATCTTCTTATATCAATACCTCTATCCTTTCTGAAGTCCAACTGCGCATCTTAAATTGTATAGCGGAAGTCCCTTTTGGAGAAACACGCACTTATGGAGATATCGCTAAGGAAACAGGTACACACCCACGTACCGTAGGTGCTACATGCAAGTATAATCCCTTTCTTTTATTTTTCCCCTGCCATCGCATTATGAGTAGCAATGGAGAACGCCATTATTGTGCAGGAGAACATATCCAGGATATTCTCCTTCAATTTGAAGGATCTTTGCGTTAA